The proteins below are encoded in one region of Paenarthrobacter ilicis:
- the gnd gene encoding phosphogluconate dehydrogenase (NAD(+)-dependent, decarboxylating), whose translation MHIGLIGLGKMGFNMRARMRNGGIEVTGFDRNPDVTDVATVDELIAALPTPRLVWVMVPSGAITDAVVTELGEKLSPGDLVIDGGNSRFTEDQKHAAALAEKGIRFADCGVSGGVWGLENGYGLMAGGDDQDIALAMPVFDALRPEGDRADSFVHVGGVGAGHYAKMVHNGIEYGLMQAYAEGYELLAAKDIVKDLPGTFRAWQKGTVVRSWLLDLMVKALDEDPGLASIDDYVEDSGEGRWTVEEAIANAVPAPAITAALFARFASREDNSPAMKMVSALRHQFGGHATRPAS comes from the coding sequence GTGCACATCGGACTGATCGGTCTTGGAAAAATGGGTTTCAACATGCGTGCCCGCATGCGGAACGGGGGCATTGAGGTCACCGGTTTCGATCGAAATCCCGATGTCACGGATGTCGCTACTGTTGATGAGCTCATTGCCGCATTGCCCACTCCGCGACTGGTGTGGGTCATGGTTCCCTCCGGCGCTATCACCGATGCCGTAGTGACGGAGCTTGGCGAGAAACTTAGCCCGGGTGACCTGGTGATCGACGGCGGCAACTCACGGTTCACCGAAGACCAGAAGCACGCCGCTGCCTTGGCCGAAAAGGGCATCAGGTTCGCGGACTGTGGCGTTTCCGGTGGCGTCTGGGGACTGGAGAACGGTTATGGCCTGATGGCAGGCGGCGACGACCAGGATATTGCGCTTGCGATGCCGGTTTTCGATGCCCTCAGGCCCGAAGGAGACCGTGCCGACAGCTTTGTCCACGTGGGCGGAGTGGGTGCCGGCCACTACGCCAAAATGGTGCACAACGGCATCGAATATGGCTTGATGCAGGCCTATGCCGAAGGCTACGAGCTGCTGGCAGCCAAGGACATCGTGAAGGATCTTCCTGGAACATTCCGGGCCTGGCAAAAGGGAACTGTAGTCCGTTCCTGGCTGCTGGACCTCATGGTCAAGGCACTGGACGAGGATCCGGGCCTTGCCTCCATTGACGATTACGTTGAAGACTCCGGTGAGGGCCGCTGGACCGTTGAAGAAGCAATTGCCAACGCCGTTCCGGCTCCGGCGATTACCGCGGCACTGTTTGCCCGGTTTGCTTCCCGGGAAGACAACTCACCCGCCATGAAAATGGTCTCTGCCCTTCGTCACCAGTTCGGCGGACACGCCACCCGTCCGGCCAGCTAG
- the rsmG gene encoding 16S rRNA (guanine(527)-N(7))-methyltransferase RsmG produces the protein MVDITPVELEAAEKIFGDRLDLAKRYVEHLATSGTERGLIGPREIPRLWSRHVLNCAVIESAIARNSHVADVGSGAGLPGLCLAIARPDLELTLIEPLERRVIWLQEVVDDLGLNNVTIMRTRAELAVGMVEADVVTARAVSALTNLAGLTIPLLNGRGEVVAIKGRSAGEEIEKAKKVIRKLGGVETSVVVCGQELLEEPTTVVRIIVNKPGKTP, from the coding sequence ATGGTTGATATCACCCCGGTTGAGCTTGAAGCAGCCGAGAAGATCTTTGGTGACCGTCTGGATCTTGCCAAGCGCTACGTGGAGCACCTGGCGACATCGGGAACTGAGCGTGGCCTGATCGGGCCGCGTGAAATTCCCCGTTTGTGGAGCCGGCACGTTCTTAACTGCGCCGTCATCGAGTCTGCCATTGCCAGGAACAGCCACGTCGCTGACGTTGGATCCGGTGCCGGTCTTCCCGGGCTCTGCCTTGCAATTGCCCGGCCCGATCTGGAACTGACGTTGATCGAACCCTTGGAACGGCGCGTCATCTGGCTTCAGGAAGTAGTTGACGATCTGGGATTGAACAACGTGACCATCATGCGAACCCGCGCGGAGCTTGCGGTGGGCATGGTGGAGGCCGATGTTGTGACGGCTCGGGCAGTCTCCGCGCTCACTAATCTTGCCGGCCTTACCATTCCCTTGCTGAATGGCCGGGGCGAAGTGGTGGCCATCAAGGGCCGAAGCGCAGGCGAAGAGATTGAGAAGGCCAAGAAGGTCATCCGCAAACTGGGGGGCGTGGAGACCTCGGTTGTCGTCTGCGGCCAAGAGCTCTTGGAGGAACCCACCACAGTGGTGAGGATTATCGTCAATAAGCCCGGAAAGACGCCGTAG
- the dnaA gene encoding chromosomal replication initiator protein DnaA has product MTVDEANQANTVGSSWRRVLTLLEQDDRVTPRQRGFVILAQAQGLIGSTLLVAVPNELTREVLQTQVKDALDDALRSVFSDDIRCAIDVDTDLVPVHAEPEPVVELSTVPDFAEPKPQPTPPSTSHEFGRLNPKYIFDTFVIGSSNRFAHAAAVAVAEAPAKAYNPLFIYGDSGLGKTHLLHAIGHYARRLYSGIRVRYVNSEEFTNDFINSIRDDEGTSFKTTYRNVDVLLIDDIQFLAGKDRTQEEFFHTFNALHNANKQVVITSDQPPKMLAGFEDRMTSRFEWGLLTDIQPPELETRIAILRKKGLSEGLSAPDDALEYIASKISSNIRELEGALIRVTAFASLNRQPVDVALAEMVLKDLITDDGAQEITAKQILDQTADYFKLSMEELCSKSRTRTLVTARQIAMYLCRELTDMSLPKIGQELGGRDHTTVIHADRKIRELMAERRVIYNQVTELTNRIKQQQRDS; this is encoded by the coding sequence ATGACAGTAGACGAAGCCAACCAAGCCAACACTGTCGGAAGTTCCTGGCGGAGGGTCCTCACCCTGCTGGAGCAGGACGACCGCGTAACTCCCCGGCAACGTGGCTTCGTCATCCTGGCCCAGGCGCAGGGCCTCATCGGATCAACCCTGCTGGTGGCGGTTCCCAACGAACTCACCCGCGAAGTCCTCCAGACCCAGGTGAAGGACGCCTTGGATGACGCCCTTCGCAGCGTTTTCTCGGATGACATCCGCTGTGCAATCGACGTTGATACTGACCTGGTCCCGGTCCATGCCGAGCCCGAGCCCGTCGTCGAACTCTCCACGGTTCCTGATTTCGCCGAACCAAAGCCCCAGCCGACGCCCCCCAGCACCTCCCACGAATTTGGCAGGCTGAACCCGAAGTACATCTTCGACACCTTCGTGATCGGCTCGTCCAACCGTTTTGCCCACGCAGCGGCCGTTGCTGTGGCTGAAGCCCCGGCCAAGGCGTACAACCCGTTGTTCATCTACGGTGATTCGGGACTGGGCAAGACCCACCTGCTGCACGCAATCGGTCACTACGCCCGGCGCCTCTACAGCGGCATCCGTGTCCGCTACGTGAATTCCGAGGAGTTCACCAACGACTTCATCAACTCGATCCGTGACGATGAAGGCACCAGCTTCAAGACCACGTACCGGAACGTGGACGTCCTGCTGATCGACGACATCCAGTTCCTGGCCGGCAAAGACCGGACGCAGGAAGAGTTCTTCCACACGTTCAACGCCCTGCATAACGCCAACAAGCAGGTAGTCATCACCTCGGACCAACCGCCCAAGATGCTGGCCGGTTTCGAGGACCGCATGACCTCACGCTTCGAGTGGGGCCTGCTGACGGATATCCAGCCTCCAGAACTCGAGACGCGCATCGCCATTCTTCGCAAGAAGGGTCTCAGCGAGGGGCTTTCCGCTCCGGATGACGCCCTGGAGTACATCGCGTCCAAGATTTCCAGCAACATCCGTGAGCTTGAGGGGGCGTTGATCCGTGTCACCGCATTCGCCAGCCTCAACCGCCAGCCGGTGGACGTGGCCCTGGCAGAAATGGTCCTCAAGGACCTGATCACCGATGACGGCGCCCAGGAGATCACGGCCAAGCAGATCCTGGACCAGACTGCCGACTACTTCAAGCTCAGCATGGAAGAGCTTTGCAGCAAGTCCCGCACACGCACCTTGGTGACTGCCCGCCAGATCGCAATGTACCTCTGCCGCGAACTGACCGACATGTCGCTTCCGAAGATCGGGCAGGAGCTCGGTGGGCGCGATCACACCACTGTGATCCACGCCGACAGGAAGATCCGCGAACTCATGGCTGAGCGCCGTGTGATTTACAACCAGGTCACAGAGCTCACCAACCGGATCAAACAGCAGCAACGCGACTCCTGA
- a CDS encoding protein jag produces the protein MSAESTEEVTSVVAEDQEETQSKTASRLEEEGDIAADYLEELLDIADIDGDIDIEVRNGRTYISIVADEESAALDSLVGRDGEVLEALQELARLSVLSATENRSRLVLDINGYRKERAGVLQQIAEDAVAKVKESGGTVALEPMSAYERKIVHDVVADLGLVSESEGEGAGRHIVVSAD, from the coding sequence ATGTCTGCCGAGAGCACCGAAGAAGTCACCAGCGTTGTAGCCGAGGACCAGGAAGAAACCCAGTCCAAGACGGCCAGCCGTCTGGAAGAGGAAGGCGACATCGCCGCCGACTACCTCGAGGAACTCCTGGATATCGCTGACATTGACGGCGACATCGACATTGAAGTCCGTAACGGCCGTACTTACATCTCCATCGTCGCGGACGAAGAGTCGGCAGCGTTGGACAGCCTGGTTGGCCGTGATGGCGAAGTCCTGGAGGCACTCCAGGAACTGGCCCGCCTCTCAGTACTATCCGCAACGGAGAACCGCTCGCGGCTGGTCCTGGACATCAACGGCTACCGCAAGGAGCGTGCCGGCGTGCTCCAGCAGATCGCTGAGGACGCAGTGGCCAAGGTGAAGGAATCCGGTGGAACTGTTGCCCTGGAACCCATGAGCGCTTACGAACGCAAGATTGTTCACGACGTCGTTGCGGATCTGGGCCTGGTGTCTGAGTCCGAGGGCGAAGGCGCCGGCCGCCACATCGTTGTTTCGGCTGACTAG
- the rnpA gene encoding ribonuclease P protein component: MLATPNRLRTSTDFSTTVRSGVRNGRRNLVLYTALIGAGEPSRIGFIVSKAVGNAVTRNLVKRRLREAGALSLQTHGTGLAVVVRALPAAASASWEQLLSDYNAALAVTTKRLGGSTRRDASPDSNGTTTEGTPRA; the protein is encoded by the coding sequence GTGCTAGCCACCCCTAACCGTCTGCGGACGTCTACCGACTTTTCAACAACTGTACGTTCCGGCGTCCGCAATGGACGCCGGAACTTAGTGTTATATACGGCTCTTATCGGAGCCGGGGAGCCGAGTCGAATCGGCTTCATTGTCTCCAAAGCCGTCGGGAACGCCGTGACCAGGAACCTCGTTAAGAGGAGACTGAGAGAAGCAGGAGCTCTTTCCTTGCAGACGCACGGAACTGGCCTGGCAGTGGTAGTTCGGGCTCTGCCTGCAGCTGCGTCTGCCAGCTGGGAGCAACTGCTCTCGGACTACAACGCTGCACTGGCAGTGACGACGAAGCGACTCGGTGGATCAACTCGCCGGGATGCTTCGCCGGACAGCAACGGGACCACAACGGAAGGGACACCGCGTGCATGA
- a CDS encoding ParA family protein: protein MGSSETSTQRIPPFMSLGSARAMATPSASVQSALVRPKSVDNAVSRETAAEESKNVMDSIDDSSPIARQLANETRRRERLTGRELPKPDGTRIFTVSNQKGGVGKTTTTVNIAAALASAGLNVLVIDIDPQGNASTALGIEHHADVDSIYDVLINDLPLKDVVAPCPDIPNLICAPATIHLAGAEIELVSLVAREQRLRRAIDVYAKEREKNGEGRLDYIFIDCPPSLGLLTVNAFCAASEVLIPIQCEYYALEGLSQLLKNIEMIQKHLNADLVVSTILLTMYDGRTNLAAQVASEVRQHFPQQVLSAVVPRSVRISEAPSYQQTVMTYDPSSSGALSYMEAAAEIAER, encoded by the coding sequence GTGGGTAGTAGTGAAACCTCCACGCAACGAATTCCCCCGTTTATGTCTTTGGGGTCAGCGCGTGCCATGGCTACACCCTCTGCCTCCGTTCAGTCCGCGCTTGTGCGACCTAAATCCGTTGATAACGCAGTTTCACGTGAAACTGCAGCTGAAGAGTCCAAGAACGTCATGGATTCGATCGACGATTCCAGTCCCATCGCCCGGCAACTGGCCAACGAAACCCGGCGGCGTGAGCGCCTGACCGGGCGTGAATTGCCCAAGCCCGACGGCACCCGGATTTTCACCGTGTCCAACCAAAAGGGCGGGGTGGGAAAAACCACCACCACGGTAAACATTGCCGCTGCCTTGGCTTCGGCCGGCCTGAATGTTCTGGTGATCGACATCGACCCCCAGGGCAATGCCTCCACAGCTCTTGGTATTGAGCACCATGCTGATGTGGACAGCATCTATGACGTCCTCATCAATGATCTTCCGCTGAAGGACGTCGTGGCGCCTTGCCCCGATATCCCCAACCTGATCTGTGCTCCAGCCACTATCCATCTGGCCGGTGCCGAGATTGAGCTCGTATCGCTGGTGGCCCGCGAGCAGCGCCTGCGCAGGGCGATCGACGTGTACGCCAAGGAGCGGGAGAAGAACGGTGAGGGTCGCCTGGACTACATCTTCATCGATTGCCCGCCGAGCCTGGGCCTCCTTACCGTCAACGCATTCTGCGCTGCCAGTGAGGTCCTGATTCCCATCCAGTGTGAGTACTACGCACTGGAAGGCTTGAGCCAACTGCTTAAGAACATAGAGATGATCCAGAAGCACCTCAATGCGGACCTGGTGGTTTCGACCATTCTCCTCACCATGTACGACGGTAGGACCAACCTCGCAGCACAGGTAGCTTCCGAAGTCCGTCAGCACTTCCCGCAGCAGGTACTCAGCGCTGTTGTTCCCCGGTCCGTTCGTATTTCCGAAGCGCCGAGCTACCAGCAAACCGTCATGACGTACGATCCTTCATCCAGCGGCGCGCTCTCCTATATGGAAGCCGCTGCCGAGATCGCCGAACGTTAG
- the recF gene encoding DNA replication/repair protein RecF (All proteins in this family for which functions are known are DNA-binding proteins that assist the filamentation of RecA onto DNA for the initiation of recombination or recombinational repair.), with the protein MYLEHLSLTDFRSYAQVDLKLGPGVTVLVGSNGIGKTNLMEAIGYLATLSSHRVSTDAPLLRFGTERALVRARLVRGEQSTVIELEINAGRANRGRINRGNPVRARDILGICHTVLFAPEDLALVKGDPSNRRRFLDELLVSLIPRHAATRSDYDRVLKQRNALLKSARTGKFTAGHEATLDVWDQHMARAGAELLHARLELVEKLRPHLNSAYAQLTDGSKDAGAVYRSTLQDILDDDGGSAHPGTEPPASVEDLRLLSVDELTARYVQAFAASRKKELERGISLVGPHRDELELVLGQAPAKGYASHGETWSMCLSLRLASYYVMLDDAQTGGTAPILILDDVFAELDVQRRRKLAAIVAGAEQVLVTAAVDADIPEELAGRRVTVVPGGIDGEG; encoded by the coding sequence GTGTACCTCGAACATCTTTCACTGACGGATTTCCGCAGTTACGCACAGGTTGACCTGAAGCTGGGTCCCGGCGTGACCGTGCTGGTGGGTTCCAATGGAATTGGCAAGACCAATCTCATGGAAGCCATAGGGTATCTGGCCACACTGAGCTCCCACCGCGTCAGCACGGACGCTCCATTGCTCCGCTTTGGAACAGAACGTGCGTTGGTCCGGGCCCGATTGGTCCGGGGCGAGCAATCCACTGTGATTGAGCTGGAAATCAACGCGGGCAGGGCCAACCGCGGCCGGATCAACCGCGGAAATCCGGTCCGGGCCAGGGACATTCTGGGGATCTGCCACACCGTGCTTTTCGCACCGGAAGACCTCGCCTTGGTCAAGGGCGACCCGTCCAACCGTCGCCGTTTCCTGGACGAACTCTTGGTCAGCCTGATTCCACGGCATGCTGCTACGCGCAGTGATTACGATCGCGTCCTCAAGCAGCGGAACGCCTTGTTGAAATCCGCGCGGACCGGAAAATTCACTGCCGGTCACGAGGCAACGCTGGACGTATGGGACCAACACATGGCCCGGGCGGGGGCGGAATTGCTGCATGCCCGCCTGGAACTCGTGGAGAAACTGCGCCCTCATTTGAACAGCGCTTATGCCCAGCTCACGGACGGATCCAAGGATGCGGGGGCGGTTTATCGCTCTACCCTTCAGGACATCCTGGACGACGACGGCGGATCGGCCCACCCCGGGACGGAACCGCCAGCGTCGGTTGAGGATCTCCGGCTGTTGTCCGTGGATGAGCTCACCGCGCGTTATGTCCAAGCGTTCGCAGCGTCCCGCAAAAAGGAACTGGAACGGGGCATCTCCTTGGTTGGGCCGCACCGGGATGAGCTCGAGTTGGTGCTTGGCCAGGCCCCTGCAAAGGGATACGCATCCCATGGGGAAACGTGGTCCATGTGCCTTTCCCTGCGTCTGGCTTCGTACTACGTCATGCTGGACGACGCTCAAACGGGAGGCACGGCTCCCATTTTGATCCTCGATGATGTTTTTGCCGAACTCGACGTGCAACGTCGGCGTAAGCTGGCTGCCATAGTGGCCGGCGCCGAACAGGTGTTGGTGACTGCCGCCGTCGACGCTGACATTCCCGAGGAGCTGGCCGGACGGCGCGTAACCGTTGTTCCGGGAGGAATTGATGGCGAAGGATAG
- the dnaN gene encoding DNA polymerase III subunit beta, whose product MKFRVDRDVLAEAVTWTARSLSPRPPVPVLSGLLLKAEAGTVSLSSFDYETSARLEIPADIAVEGTILVSGRLLADICRSLPSAPVEVETDGSKVTLTCRRSSFHLATMPESEYPALPALPAISGTLPGDAFAQAVSQVIIAASKDDTLPILTGVRMEIEDDLITLLATDRYRLAMREVPWKPVTPGISTSALVKSKTLNEVAKTLGGSGDINLALADDDSRLIGFESGGRTTTSLLVDGDYPKIRSLFPDSTPIHATVQTQELVEAVRRVSLVAERNTPVRLAFTQGLLNLDAGTGEDAQASEELEAQLSGEDITVAFNPHYLVEGLSVIETKYVRFSFTTAPKPAMITAQADADGEDQDDYRYLVMPVRLPN is encoded by the coding sequence GTGAAGTTCAGAGTCGACCGCGACGTCCTGGCAGAAGCCGTCACGTGGACTGCGCGGTCGTTGTCTCCGCGGCCGCCCGTCCCTGTGCTTTCCGGTCTCCTCCTCAAAGCCGAAGCTGGAACCGTCAGCCTCTCGAGCTTTGACTACGAGACGTCCGCACGGTTGGAAATCCCAGCTGACATCGCCGTTGAAGGAACCATCCTGGTGTCCGGACGACTCCTGGCAGATATTTGCCGGAGCCTTCCGTCGGCACCGGTGGAAGTTGAGACCGACGGCAGCAAAGTCACGCTCACCTGCCGCCGAAGCAGCTTCCACCTGGCCACCATGCCGGAATCGGAATACCCCGCACTTCCCGCGCTTCCGGCCATCAGCGGAACCCTGCCCGGTGACGCGTTTGCCCAGGCCGTTTCGCAGGTCATCATCGCGGCCAGCAAAGATGACACCCTGCCCATCCTGACCGGCGTACGTATGGAGATCGAAGACGACCTCATTACGCTCCTGGCCACCGACAGGTACCGTCTGGCCATGCGCGAAGTTCCCTGGAAGCCGGTTACTCCCGGCATCTCAACCAGCGCCTTGGTCAAGTCCAAAACCCTCAACGAGGTTGCGAAAACCCTTGGTGGAAGTGGCGACATCAACCTCGCCCTTGCTGATGACGACAGCCGCCTGATCGGTTTCGAAAGCGGAGGACGCACCACTACGTCCCTGCTGGTTGATGGCGACTACCCCAAGATCCGCTCGCTTTTCCCGGATTCCACCCCCATTCACGCGACTGTGCAAACCCAGGAGCTCGTTGAAGCCGTGCGTCGTGTGTCGCTGGTGGCAGAACGAAACACGCCGGTCCGCCTTGCTTTCACCCAGGGCCTGCTGAATCTGGATGCCGGCACCGGAGAGGACGCCCAGGCTTCCGAGGAACTCGAAGCCCAACTGTCAGGTGAGGACATCACCGTGGCCTTCAACCCGCACTACTTGGTGGAGGGCCTCAGCGTGATCGAGACCAAGTACGTCCGTTTCTCGTTCACCACTGCCCCAAAACCGGCCATGATCACAGCGCAGGCAGATGCTGATGGCGAGGACCAGGACGATTACCGCTACCTCGTGATGCCGGTGCGCCTGCCCAACTAG
- the rpmH gene encoding 50S ribosomal protein L34, with amino-acid sequence MSKRTFQPNNRRRAKKHGFRLRMRTRAGRAILAARRGKGRVELSA; translated from the coding sequence GTGAGCAAGCGGACTTTTCAGCCGAATAACCGCCGTCGGGCCAAGAAGCACGGCTTCCGCCTTCGTATGCGTACCCGTGCCGGCCGCGCCATCCTGGCTGCCCGTCGCGGCAAGGGCCGCGTCGAACTGTCGGCTTAA
- a CDS encoding ParB/RepB/Spo0J family partition protein, protein MSEKRRGLGRGLGALIPSAPGAQGNGAAASRPVDLFFPEAKKTAASSVADSEIAASAPANGSTASSPTRRTKVPAAKAAPRTAPSKSTKTSTAAGKSADDAKGAEEVTASNITPSGVELVEVPGARFAEIPVGDIHPNRKQPRSVFDEDDMAELVHSVKEIGVLQPIVVRTSTEKGGEPYELVMGERRWRAVQAAGLETIPAIVRDTTDDDLLRDALLENLHRSQLNPLEEAAAYQQLLEDFGTTHEQLADRIGRSRPQVSNTLRLLKLPPLVQRRVAAAVLSAGHARALLALPDAAAMERLAQRIVAEGMSVRATEEAVALYQDPASPAKSSIPKPNARHERLDYLASSLSDRLDTNVKITLGARKGRVSIEFASVEDLNRIMDVLGPGSES, encoded by the coding sequence ATGAGCGAAAAGCGAAGGGGCCTCGGCAGGGGTCTTGGGGCTCTCATTCCTAGCGCCCCAGGCGCGCAGGGCAATGGCGCCGCTGCGTCCCGCCCCGTGGACCTGTTTTTCCCGGAGGCCAAGAAGACTGCGGCGTCGAGTGTAGCGGATAGTGAAATTGCTGCCTCTGCTCCGGCCAATGGCAGCACGGCTTCTTCGCCTACCCGACGCACCAAGGTTCCCGCGGCCAAAGCGGCGCCGCGTACTGCGCCATCCAAGAGCACAAAGACGTCGACGGCGGCTGGTAAGTCTGCGGACGACGCCAAGGGTGCCGAGGAAGTGACAGCCTCGAACATCACTCCTTCAGGTGTCGAGCTTGTAGAGGTTCCCGGAGCCCGGTTCGCCGAAATCCCCGTAGGCGACATCCACCCGAACCGAAAGCAGCCACGTTCAGTCTTTGATGAAGACGATATGGCAGAGCTTGTGCACTCAGTGAAGGAAATTGGCGTCCTCCAGCCAATTGTTGTACGGACCTCAACCGAAAAGGGTGGAGAACCGTACGAGCTTGTCATGGGTGAGAGGCGTTGGCGTGCCGTACAGGCAGCTGGTCTCGAAACCATCCCGGCAATTGTCCGTGACACCACTGATGATGACCTTCTACGCGATGCGCTCTTGGAGAACCTCCACCGGAGCCAGCTGAACCCCCTCGAAGAGGCAGCCGCCTATCAGCAGCTCTTGGAAGACTTCGGCACCACGCACGAGCAGCTCGCAGATCGCATCGGACGTTCGCGTCCTCAGGTTTCCAACACTCTGCGTCTATTGAAGCTCCCTCCTCTGGTTCAGCGTCGTGTTGCAGCGGCGGTTCTTTCGGCCGGCCATGCTCGTGCTTTGCTTGCATTGCCCGATGCCGCGGCGATGGAACGCCTCGCTCAGCGGATTGTTGCTGAGGGCATGTCCGTACGTGCAACCGAAGAGGCTGTGGCGCTCTACCAGGATCCTGCTTCCCCGGCGAAGAGCAGTATCCCCAAGCCGAACGCACGGCACGAACGCCTGGACTACCTGGCATCATCGCTCTCGGACCGCCTGGATACCAATGTGAAGATTACCCTTGGTGCCCGAAAAGGCCGTGTCAGCATCGAATTTGCCAGTGTTGAAGACCTGAATCGAATCATGGATGTGTTGGGGCCGGGTTCGGAATCCTAG
- the yidD gene encoding membrane protein insertion efficiency factor YidD encodes MLRRTATGPQRKGHRVHDVGAAVVPSSSEPSHASPLRAVGTFFWELPRNILILLLKAYRKVISPLYGQVCRFFPSCSAYALEAVTVHGAVKGSWLAARRLAKCHPWNAGGVDHVPAGHRHWPEGRTPTIVVLNNPDQFLAAQADEEGRSAA; translated from the coding sequence ATGCTTCGCCGGACAGCAACGGGACCACAACGGAAGGGACACCGCGTGCATGACGTAGGCGCCGCCGTCGTTCCTTCTTCCAGCGAGCCTTCCCACGCAAGTCCCTTGCGTGCCGTGGGCACGTTTTTCTGGGAGTTGCCGCGCAACATCCTCATCCTCCTTCTCAAGGCGTACCGGAAAGTGATCTCGCCTCTCTACGGCCAGGTCTGCCGGTTCTTTCCTTCGTGCTCGGCGTACGCGCTTGAGGCCGTGACAGTGCATGGCGCTGTGAAGGGCAGTTGGCTCGCAGCCCGCAGGCTCGCTAAATGCCACCCTTGGAATGCCGGTGGAGTGGACCATGTCCCCGCCGGCCACCGTCATTGGCCAGAAGGTCGGACGCCCACAATTGTTGTACTGAACAACCCGGACCAGTTCTTGGCTGCTCAGGCTGATGAAGAAGGCCGCTCGGCGGCCTGA
- the yidC gene encoding membrane protein insertase YidC, translating to MDFFETIMFPFKWLVSIIMVGFHEGLSFIGLPAANGWTWTLSIIGLVLVIRAALIPVFVKQIKAQRGMQLLQPDLKKLQAKYKGKTDQLSRQAMAQEQMAMYKKHGTNPFSACLPMLIQMPFFFALFQVLSGISNAKNAGNGIGAMSAEQVVEFDQSSIFGAPLSAALLHGGAGNVSVVVLSIIMIVAMTASQFITQKQIMAKNMSEEAMASPFMRQQKMMLYILPLVFGIGGINFPIGVLIYWTTTNLWTMGQQFFVIRRMPTPGSPAAKALEERRAAKGLPPLLGGKKTSAADAAAEAEAAAVAAAEARAQRVQPQRKNRKKK from the coding sequence ATGGACTTCTTTGAAACAATCATGTTTCCGTTCAAGTGGCTGGTGTCAATCATCATGGTTGGCTTCCACGAGGGACTGAGCTTCATTGGCCTGCCCGCCGCCAACGGCTGGACCTGGACTCTGTCCATCATTGGCCTGGTGCTGGTGATCCGCGCTGCCCTGATTCCTGTCTTCGTCAAGCAGATCAAAGCACAGCGCGGCATGCAGCTGCTCCAGCCTGACCTGAAGAAGCTGCAGGCAAAGTACAAGGGCAAGACCGACCAGCTCTCCCGCCAGGCAATGGCGCAGGAGCAGATGGCCATGTACAAGAAGCACGGGACCAACCCGTTCTCTGCATGTTTGCCAATGCTGATCCAGATGCCGTTCTTCTTTGCACTGTTCCAGGTGCTGTCCGGCATCTCCAACGCCAAGAACGCGGGCAATGGCATCGGTGCCATGAGCGCGGAGCAGGTTGTTGAGTTTGATCAGTCGAGCATTTTCGGGGCCCCGCTGTCCGCAGCCTTGCTCCACGGTGGTGCCGGTAACGTCTCCGTGGTTGTCCTCAGCATCATCATGATCGTTGCCATGACCGCTTCGCAGTTCATCACTCAGAAGCAGATCATGGCCAAGAACATGTCCGAAGAGGCAATGGCCAGCCCGTTCATGCGCCAGCAGAAAATGATGCTGTACATCCTGCCGTTGGTGTTCGGTATTGGTGGCATCAACTTCCCCATCGGTGTCCTGATCTACTGGACCACTACCAACCTGTGGACAATGGGCCAGCAGTTCTTTGTCATCCGCCGTATGCCCACCCCGGGTTCCCCGGCAGCCAAGGCCTTGGAAGAGCGCCGCGCCGCCAAGGGCTTGCCGCCGCTGCTGGGCGGTAAGAAGACTTCAGCCGCTGATGCCGCTGCCGAGGCCGAAGCTGCGGCGGTTGCAGCCGCCGAAGCCCGTGCCCAGCGCGTCCAGCCACAACGTAAGAACAGGAAGAAGAAGTAA